One stretch of Corynebacterium auriscanis DNA includes these proteins:
- a CDS encoding RHS repeat-associated core domain-containing protein, which produces MTRSVLGDGAAGGGIRGGQTSGGGVSVVGSRGVVGGVDGPSAVVGREEYGLSPAGVLVSTDDGVVEFHRRLPTRVGRTSFVYDAAGRVVQTVTKRLGKKPLVHQFFYATGQQPVGFCSSDVPGVGYRYVYDGVGRRVAKEVVDTATGQVVCRQVCAHTGNQLAAVVTTVDTGDPGRVGCGLVWSVDPATGEVIGQITVAAGGGAAGRATAHRAGRCGDGVTGDGGYLEARCGQGPAGGGSQVLGVAGTAGRAGHPEGAMASGWSQARVDARFYALVADVAGAPQEIIDPATGQVEGRVTQSLYGKRTWCGGVSSPLLFAGQYEDAESGWVYNRFRYYQPVVGSYNAQDPLGLAPRVASGQGYVDHAAHWVDVLGLKCHRLASMSLRMLEFQRKTDQLCKSGLTEGTRTLMSTLIWTKPATRCSTLE; this is translated from the coding sequence GTGACCCGTAGTGTGTTAGGTGATGGGGCTGCCGGTGGTGGGATCCGTGGTGGGCAGACCAGTGGTGGTGGGGTGTCGGTGGTTGGTTCACGTGGTGTGGTTGGTGGTGTTGATGGGCCCTCGGCGGTGGTGGGGCGGGAGGAGTATGGGTTGAGCCCGGCTGGTGTGTTGGTTTCGACAGATGATGGGGTTGTGGAGTTTCATCGTCGGTTGCCTACGCGGGTGGGGCGGACGAGTTTTGTGTACGATGCGGCTGGTCGTGTGGTGCAGACGGTGACGAAGCGGTTGGGTAAAAAGCCGTTGGTGCATCAGTTTTTTTATGCCACGGGGCAACAGCCTGTGGGGTTTTGTTCTTCCGATGTCCCGGGGGTGGGGTATCGCTATGTGTATGACGGGGTGGGCCGGCGTGTGGCGAAAGAGGTCGTTGATACTGCGACGGGTCAGGTGGTGTGTCGGCAGGTGTGTGCTCATACGGGCAATCAGTTAGCGGCGGTGGTGACCACGGTGGATACGGGGGATCCTGGGCGTGTGGGGTGTGGGTTGGTGTGGTCGGTTGATCCGGCCACTGGTGAGGTGATCGGTCAGATCACTGTGGCTGCTGGGGGTGGGGCTGCTGGTCGTGCTACTGCTCATCGTGCTGGCCGGTGTGGTGATGGTGTTACTGGTGATGGTGGGTATCTCGAGGCCCGGTGCGGCCAGGGACCTGCTGGTGGTGGTTCGCAGGTATTGGGTGTGGCAGGCACGGCCGGCAGGGCAGGTCACCCAGAAGGTGCGATGGCATCGGGGTGGTCCCAGGCGCGGGTGGATGCGAGGTTTTATGCCCTGGTGGCTGATGTAGCTGGTGCTCCGCAGGAGATTATTGATCCGGCAACCGGACAGGTAGAAGGCCGGGTGACGCAGAGTTTGTATGGGAAGCGGACCTGGTGCGGTGGGGTGTCGAGTCCGTTGTTGTTTGCCGGTCAGTATGAGGATGCGGAGTCGGGGTGGGTGTATAACCGGTTTCGGTATTACCAGCCGGTTGTGGGTTCGTATAACGCCCAGGACCCGTTGGGGTTAGCGCCTCGGGTGGCGTCTGGGCAGGGGTATGTTGACCACGCAGCACACTGGGTCGACGTACTGGGGTTGAAGTGCCATAGGTTAGCCTCAATGAGCTTAAGGATGCTGGAGTTCCAGCGAAAGACCGATCAGCTGTGCAAGTCTGGCTTAACGGAAGGAACACGGACGCTTATGTCTACTCTTATATGGACAAAACCGGCAACGAGATGCAGTACATTGGAATGA
- a CDS encoding RHS repeat protein: protein MADSAGVVAGQVVQSLYGTRKWVGAQASPLLFTGQYEDTESGWVYNRFRFYQPVLGSYNAQDPLGLAPRVASGQGYVDHAAHWVDALGLMAHKRTISATDRGYLRGGPYARLETANLQGGAAERHHIISQEALKANGFDPAYAPAIQMEKGAHKMTLSHGAQGQFGRIYRQYESDMIANDRMDDLVLDELIRIEQMPDHIGTDRPLEALNSYLDWKENGFGFLA from the coding sequence GTGGCAGATAGTGCGGGTGTGGTTGCCGGCCAGGTGGTGCAGAGTTTGTATGGCACACGCAAGTGGGTGGGGGCCCAGGCGAGTCCGTTGTTGTTTACAGGCCAGTATGAGGATACGGAATCGGGGTGGGTGTATAACCGGTTTAGGTTTTACCAGCCGGTGTTGGGGTCGTATAACGCCCAAGACCCGTTAGGTTTGGCACCTCGGGTGGCGTCTGGGCAGGGGTATGTTGACCACGCAGCACACTGGGTAGACGCACTGGGGTTGATGGCGCACAAGCGCACGATTTCCGCAACAGACCGTGGTTACCTACGAGGCGGTCCATATGCTCGATTGGAAACTGCGAATCTCCAGGGTGGGGCTGCCGAGCGCCACCATATAATCAGCCAGGAGGCATTAAAAGCGAACGGATTCGATCCGGCCTATGCGCCAGCGATTCAAATGGAAAAAGGCGCTCACAAGATGACCCTCTCGCATGGTGCCCAAGGTCAGTTTGGTCGTATTTACAGACAATATGAATCGGATATGATCGCTAATGATCGCATGGATGACCTAGTGCTCGATGAACTAATTCGTATCGAGCAGATGCCCGACCATATTGGAACCGACAGACCTTTAGAGGCACTCAATAGCTACCTTGATTGGAAGGAGAATGGATTTGGATTTCTCGCGTGA
- a CDS encoding RHS repeat-associated core domain-containing protein: MDPATGEVIGQVTLTPTTTTTTAAGGCGGGSAASPAAATAGGVGGRCGDGVTGDGGVLETRCGQHDLSGAAKGVPTPAHTATTTSAAGGVGAGSGDQPGDGLGGGPGGGLGGGVDGRSVSQWSQVVVDARFYALVADLAGAPQEIIDPTTGVVAGQVVQSLYGTRKWVGAQASPLLFTGQYEDTESGWVYNRFRFYQPVLGSYNAQDPLGLAPRVASGQGYVDHAAHWVDALGLMSRIRDNKTTGERFEQTAKEMIRRKMGRENWADQVTTRVYRADGSWKNSRADFIVRGNDGQFHFIEIKSGNAKLTEGQQLVRDELAKDGGAVEMRSRGPRKLTPLRVGMSDLLQGQFHTFYLDQASHVEMLGILLGKIA, translated from the coding sequence GTGGATCCGGCGACCGGTGAGGTGATCGGTCAGGTCACTCTCACCCCCACCACCACGACTACTACTGCTGCTGGTGGGTGTGGTGGTGGATCCGCTGCCAGCCCCGCCGCGGCGACTGCTGGTGGTGTGGGTGGTCGGTGTGGGGATGGTGTTACCGGTGATGGGGGTGTGCTCGAGACCCGGTGTGGTCAACACGACCTGTCTGGTGCGGCTAAGGGTGTGCCCACACCAGCACATACCGCCACCACTACTAGTGCTGCTGGTGGTGTGGGTGCGGGGTCAGGTGACCAGCCAGGTGATGGCTTAGGTGGTGGCCCTGGTGGTGGCCTTGGTGGTGGTGTGGATGGTCGGTCGGTGTCACAGTGGTCGCAGGTGGTGGTGGATGCCCGGTTTTATGCGCTGGTGGCTGATTTGGCTGGTGCTCCGCAGGAGATTATTGATCCGACGACGGGTGTGGTTGCCGGCCAGGTGGTGCAGAGTTTGTATGGCACACGCAAGTGGGTGGGGGCCCAGGCGAGTCCGTTGTTGTTTACAGGCCAGTATGAGGATACGGAATCGGGGTGGGTGTATAACCGGTTTAGGTTTTACCAGCCGGTGTTGGGGTCGTATAACGCCCAAGACCCGTTAGGTTTGGCACCTCGGGTGGCGTCTGGGCAGGGGTATGTTGACCACGCAGCACACTGGGTAGACGCACTGGGGCTGATGTCCCGTATCCGGGACAACAAGACTACCGGTGAAAGATTCGAACAAACAGCAAAAGAAATGATTCGTAGAAAAATGGGAAGAGAAAATTGGGCAGACCAGGTCACCACCCGTGTTTATCGCGCGGACGGATCGTGGAAGAATAGCCGAGCTGACTTTATTGTCCGTGGTAATGATGGGCAATTCCACTTCATCGAGATCAAAAGTGGAAATGCTAAGCTCACCGAAGGGCAACAGCTGGTACGCGATGAACTCGCCAAGGACGGTGGTGCCGTGGAAATGCGTTCCAGGGGGCCGCGAAAGTTAACTCCGCTCCGTGTCGGCATGTCAGACTTGTTGCAAGGGCAATTTCATACCTTCTATTTAGATCAGGCCAGCCACGTAGAAATGCTAGGGATTCTACTCGGTAAAATCGCATAG